From the Polaribacter huanghezhanensis genome, the window TTCATAAAACACCCGTTTTGCATTCGAGATTATTAAACGAAGCAACAAATGCAAACGTTTTTTTAAAATGCGAAAACTTTCAAAAAACAGGATCCTATAAAATTAGAGGAGCAAGTAACGCAATCTTAAATTTATCAAAGACACAAAGGAATAAAGGTGTTGTAACACATTCTTCCGGGAATTTTGCACAAGCATTATCGTTAGCGGCTAAAAATTTAGGTGTAAAAGCATACATTGTGATGCCTTCTTCTGCTCCAGAAATTAAAAGAAAAGCGGTGTTAGATTATGGCGGAATCGTAACAATTAGTGAACCAACTTTGGCAGCAAGAGAATTGGCTTCCGAAAAGATTCGGAAAGAAACCGGAGCAACTTTTATTCATCCATCAAACAATATTGATGTAATTGACGGACAAGGAACTGCTTGTTATGAATTACTGCAATCAGCATCGGACTTTGATTATATGATTGCACCAATTGGCGGTGGTGGTTTGATTGCAGGAACGTGTTTATTTGCAAATGCCTTTTCTCCATCTACAAAAGTAATAGGAGCGGAACCTTTAAAAGTTGATGATGCGTATCGTTCGCTAAAAAGCGGAAAAATAGAAACCAATAAAACAGCTAATACAATTGCAGACGGATTGAAAACGCAGCTTGGAAATCACAATTTTCCAATCATTTTAAAACATGTAACGCAAATAATTAGAGTTACTGAAGATGAAATTATTGCTGCCATGCGTTTTGTTTGGGAACGAATGAAAATCACCATAGAACCTTCTAGCGCTGTTGCTGTTGCAGCAATTTTTAAAGAGCCAACTTTGTTTAAAAATAAAAAAGTGGGAGTTCTTATTTCTGGAGGAAATGTAGATATTACAAAACTTCCTTTTTAAAAAAGAATGTCATTCCCATGAAAATGGGAATTCAAAAACTTAGATTTTGAAAGATTCCTACCTTCGCAGGAATGACACAAAATTAAAGATTGGCAAGTGCTTCAATAACTTCTGCACGTTTACGAACGGAAACTGAAACGGTACTTTTATCTTTTAATACTAAATAACCACCATCAGATTTTATAAATTCCTTTATGTATTTTGTGTTTACCAAATGACTTTGATGTACGCGTAAAAATGAGTTATTTTTTAATAAATCTGCATAAAATTTTAAAGTTTTGGTAACCATAATTTTAGAGCCATTTTCAAAATAAAAAGTAGTATAATTATTGTCGGATTTACAACGGATTATTTCATCTAAAGAAACCACCACAATTTTACCTAAAGTGTGTAATGATATTTTTTTAGGCAATTGATTTGGCGAAGCAATAGATTCTTGTAAGACTGATAACTGCTCGTTTTTTGGCTGAATTTGATGCATTGCTTTGTCAATTGCATTTTTCAGTTCATCATTAGAGTAGGGTTTTAAAATATAATCGATTGCGGCAAATTTAAAAGCTCTTATCGCAAACTCGTCACTTGCGGTTACAAAGATAATTTTAGAAGTTAAATTCGGAATGATTTCTAACAAATCAAATCCAGTTCCGTCTCCCAACATAATATCTAAAAACAACATGTCTGGTTGTTCTTTCTGCAAAATTTTTGCAGCAGAAACCACACTGTTTGCAGTACCAATAATTTGTATCATTGGATGATTGTTAGCAATATCTTGTGTTAACATTTCTAATGCTTGTGGCATATCATCAACTAAAATGGCTGTTTGTTGTTGCATTTATACTTGTTTTTCTAATTCAAAAATGGTGATTTCTGGTCTTACATTAAATCGAACTTGCCATAAACAACCTAAAGCTCTGTTGATATACAATGTTCTTCCATCGTCTAAATCTATTTGACCAGCAGCATATTTTTTGTTTTTAACAGGTAAAATAAGCGGATCTAAAAACGGAGGTTTTACTTGTCCGCCATGTGTATGACCAGATAAAATCCATCCTTTATAATTATTCCAAGCATCTAAATCGCAAACATCTGGATTGTGACATAAAACCAAATTTGCATTTTTATGATCTATTTGATTCATTATTTTCTGCGGATTAAAATTCAATCCCCAATAATCATCCAATCCAATAATATTCAATCCGTTGATGTTTTTTTGCTCATTATTTAGAATTGATACTCCATCTTTTTCAAGAAGAGAAGTAATTTCATTTGCAACTTCTTGTTCTGACCAATTTTTACCATAATCGTGATTTCCAAGAATTCCGACTGTTCCTAATTTGCCTTTTACAACATGATTTAAAACTTTTTTTAGCTGAGTAAATTGCTCTTTATTTTCATAAGAAACATAATCTCCAGTATAAACCACAAAATCTGGATTTAACTTCTGTGCTTTTTGAAAAGAATCTATTATGTATTGATAATCAAAGCGATTGCCAACATGCATGTCGCTAATTTGCATGAGTGTTTTACCAATTAAATGATCGGGTAAATTTTTAATTGGCATTTTTTTCTTTACAAATTCTAGCCAAAATGGTTCAATTTGCCAAGAATATATTCCGCCAAGTAAAGTTGCTCCTACTGTTCCAATAATTGTGTTTTTAATAAATTTTCTTCTTTTCATAGCTGTTAATAATCTGTTTTTAACGGGATTTTAAACTCAACTTTAGTTCCAATTATGTGTCCATTTTCTGATAGTTCTTTAATTCCTAAAGTACTGTTTTTTGACAAATTCTCTATCCGTTCTTTGGTTACTTTTAGAGCAAGAGAAGTATGAGCTGAACCTGTTTTTGCTTTTTTTGATTGATCAATTCCGATTCCGTTATCAATAATTGTACACATTAAATGGTTCCTTTTTATTTCAAAAAGGATTGATAATTTTCCATTGGTATTTTTAAAACCATGTTTGATGCTGTTTTCTACAAAAGGTTGCACCAACATTGGAGGAATCAAAATTTCTTCTGTTGCAATATTTCCAACTTCAGTTGTAATTGTGTACTCGAAATTTTTGTTCATTTTTTGCTCTAAATTCAAGTAATTTTTTAGCATTTCAATTTCTTCTAAAAGATTGATTTCTTCCTTTCTAGAATTGTATAAAAGTGAACGTAATAAACTTGCAAACTGACTGATTGTACTGTTTAACTCTGTTGTGTTTCCGTTATTTCCAAATGCTTTAATTCCGTTTAACACATTAAAAATAAAATGTGGATTCATTTGCAATTGCAGCGCTTTTTGCTCTAAAGTAATTAAATGATTTTCTAAGGTTAATTTTTCAATTTTTTGTTGATTTTCTGTTTGCTTTCTTTTAAAATAAAAGTAAATCATTAAGAAAAAAACAATTGCTAAAAAGCCAATAACACTTACAATAAACCACGTTTTTTGATACAATTGTTTGTCAATAAAAAAGGTAAAAATTACAGGCTCACTCTCAATTTTTGAGGCACTTATAGAGGTTACAGAAAACGTATAATTCCCTGCTGTTAAGTTTGCAAAATTGACAGTAGTATTAGAACTCCAAGTGCTTTGTGTTTCATTTAAAGTATATTGATATTCAATTCTTTTTGGTTGGTTGATATCGACTGTCTTAAAACTAAAAGAAATATTATTTTGCGCTGGAGAAAGTTGCAAAACAGCATTTTTAAATTGATTTTGAATACTATCAATTGATTGATTTGAAACTTCGATGTTTTCAAAAGAAATAGTTGGTTTTAAAAGTGTTTTTTTATTTTCATTAGGCGTGTATTTTGTAATTCCGTTTTTGGTGCCAAACCAAAGATTTCCAAATGTATCTTCTAAAGAAGTGTTTTTTGTGGTTTCAATTCCGATAAAACCATCATTTGCATTATAAAGTGTCGATTTTGATATTGCATCATTTTGAAATTCTATTTTATCGACACCTTTTTCTGAACCATTCCACAACTGATTTTTTGCATCAAAAAGCAACTGATAGCTATTTTTTGAACTTAAAAACTCCTCATTTACAGGTTTTGGAGAGTTCAACTTAGAAATTGAAATTTTCCAAATTCCGTTTCCTAAAGTTCCAATATACAAATCATCAGCAGAAGACCCCACCAAACTGCTAATTGTGGTGTCTAGGTTTAAAAAGTTGGAATAATGTGTTATTTTGTTGTTGTCAATAAAACCTAAATCACCGTGTAAAGTTCCGTACCAAATTTGGTTTTTGTGGAGTAGAGAAGCAGTTATCAATTGATCTTTTAATCCATTATTTTGATTAAAAGCAGTAATTTTTTCTACAAAATTTTGCTGAAAATTATAAGCTAGTTTTAGAATTCCAGATTTTTCTGTTACTAACCAAACGGTATTGTTTTGAATGATAATATTTTGAATATTATTTGTTGGCAAACCATTTTCTGAATATAATTTTTCGATGTCGAAATGGGATGCGCTTAAAGAATCATTGGATTTTCTAAAAATATACATTCCTTTGTTTTGTGAGCCAAACCAAAGGTTATTATTAATATCAGTTGTAATTGAGGTCGTTTTAAAATTATTCTTTCTTACAAAACGAATTCCTAAACTATCAATTGCAAATAAGTTTCTATTTGTATCGGTAAACCAAATATTTTTATTTTTTTGATGAATTGCAGTAATTTCTTTGATAGCATGATTTTCTATAAAATTAAAATGCTTAAAATTACTAGAAACCGATTTGTAAACGCCATTTCCATTGGTTAATAACCACGTATTTTGTTGTCTGTCAATAAAAATTTTATTGGTGATTGATTTTATAGCAACCTCAATTTTTAAATTTTTGATGATGGATTTTTGAGAACCAAAAACAACTTCAGAAGCTGTTAACGAACTTTTTTGAATGATGGCTTTTGAATTTAATGTCGTTAATTTCCAAGTTTTATTTGAGGTTTTAACCCAATAAAAAGAATTTTTATATTGAATGTCTAACACATCAGAAAGATCAATTTTTAAATTGATTTTTATAGGAGTTACATACTCCTTTTTAAATTGATAAATGCCTTGGTTTGTTGCTAAATACAGCTTCTTATCTAGCCAAATTAGTTTGTTAATTTTAGGTGTTTTATAATTTATAAACTGGTTTTTAATTTTTATGGACAACCCATTATTTGTGCCAATAAATAAACTGTCTTTTTGGATAAAAAAGGAGTTTACAAAATTTGAAAGCAATCCGTTTTTTTGACTAAATACGGCAAAATCACTTCCGTCAAAACGCGCAATTCCGCCACCTTGAGTCGCAAACCAAATATATCCAATGTTATCTTGTACCGCATCAACCACATCAGATTGTGGCAATCCGTTTGCAACGGTAAAATGTTGTAATTGATTTTGTTGTGCTTGCAAAAACAAGGATCCACATCCAACAAAAAACAAAAAAAACATTTTTTTAAACTTCATAAAAACAAACTTAATGTAAAAAAGCAGCTGCACAAAAGAAAGCAACTGCTTTTTGTTCTAACTTAACAAATATTATTCCACAGTAAATAAACGTAAATTGTCAAATTCTGGTTCTACGTGTTGCAAATCTCCGTAAGGATTTATAATTGGTTTTAAAATACACAATACAGTAGTGATTCCTTTGATCGTTAATTTATTGTCTTTTACAGCAATTTTCCATCTAAATTTTTCAATCGGAATGTTGTAACTCTTAAATTCATTTAACAAATTTTCATCAGCTTCAATAAAATCCATGATTTCAGCTTGAGATTTTAATGTTGGAATTGCATTATCAGAATCTGTAAAATCGATGTCCATTTTTATGGGAAGATTAAACTGAGTTGTAAATGGATCTCCAACATAGCGCTCACTTTCATTGTATAATGTTTCTAACCAATCAACATCTTCATTTGGATATTTTTTAGCAAATTCTTTTGATAAATCTACTTTTCCTGGAGAATGCGCTGTTGGATAAAATCCGTAGAATGGTTTTGCTAAATAATACTTAGAAAATTCTCCGCCAAAAATAGTATAGTACGGCGTTGCAATTACTTTAGGATGCACGTTGGTGCTAAAAACAGTTTTCAATTCTTCAATTAAAGTAGTTTCAGTTGCTAAAGCTGGTGAATGAAAAATAACATTGGTGTCTTCTGCAATTCCTTTTTCTAATTTTGGAATTTCATCATTTAGTACAGCGTTTTTTAGTGTTTTTTCATTAACAATTTCCCCATTTATTGCTGTTTCTAAATGCATTCCTTTCCAAGGATTATTTTCGCTTACAATATGAATGTCAGAATACAACCTTTCATCATAATTGTTATTTAACCAAGAAATGATTTCTTGTAGCGAAAAGGCTTCTGTGACTACTTCAAATTGTTTTTCTTCGAAATACTTTTTTGCACTTGCATAATAATTAGAATGTTCAGCATCTATTCCGGTAATAAAAACGATGGATTCTCTGTAAATTGGTGTTTCATTCGTTTTTTCTGCAAGAATTGTTGGAGTAATGGTTGCTGTTGTTTTCTTTTTTCTGTTACAACTAGTAAAAGAAATACTGAAAGCGAGCAAAACGATTGCGATTGCTTTTGTGTTTACGGTTTTTTTCATGATGCGTAGGTTTTAGATTAATAATTATGGTTAATCAAATCTAGTATCAGAAAGTGGTTAAATTTGGTGTGTTTTAGAATTCGTAGGGAAGTACTTAGAATTCGTAAGAATACCGGTTTTTATTTATTATAAACAACCAGTTTTGTTGGATTTTTAATTGTAGTTTCATCAGCAAAAGACAAAATATATTGTTCCACTTTTTTTGCAACTCTTGGCTGTGGATATAGTAATACTTTGTTTACATCGCCAGCCCATTCGTTCAAATATAAAACTGTCATGTGCTCGTTTGTTCTATAGTATTTTTGTATGTTTTCTGGCAGTTTGTCTTTTAGTGAAGCATCAATTTCGATGTAATAATAATCTAATTTAGAAGTAAAAAAGCTAAAGGATAACAAATGATCCCAGCCGCCAAATAAATTGCTAAATGGTAAGATAAATGTGAAGATAAAAATCAATCCTTTTTGATAGGAAATAGCATCTGTAAAAACTTCAAAAAACGATGTTGTTTTCAACGTCCAAAAGATAATGATAACGC encodes:
- a CDS encoding threonine/serine dehydratase codes for the protein MQHLLNVYKRIQPHIHKTPVLHSRLLNEATNANVFLKCENFQKTGSYKIRGASNAILNLSKTQRNKGVVTHSSGNFAQALSLAAKNLGVKAYIVMPSSAPEIKRKAVLDYGGIVTISEPTLAARELASEKIRKETGATFIHPSNNIDVIDGQGTACYELLQSASDFDYMIAPIGGGGLIAGTCLFANAFSPSTKVIGAEPLKVDDAYRSLKSGKIETNKTANTIADGLKTQLGNHNFPIILKHVTQIIRVTEDEIIAAMRFVWERMKITIEPSSAVAVAAIFKEPTLFKNKKVGVLISGGNVDITKLPF
- a CDS encoding LytR/AlgR family response regulator transcription factor, translated to MQQQTAILVDDMPQALEMLTQDIANNHPMIQIIGTANSVVSAAKILQKEQPDMLFLDIMLGDGTGFDLLEIIPNLTSKIIFVTASDEFAIRAFKFAAIDYILKPYSNDELKNAIDKAMHQIQPKNEQLSVLQESIASPNQLPKKISLHTLGKIVVVSLDEIIRCKSDNNYTTFYFENGSKIMVTKTLKFYADLLKNNSFLRVHQSHLVNTKYIKEFIKSDGGYLVLKDKSTVSVSVRKRAEVIEALANL
- a CDS encoding metallophosphoesterase, coding for MKRRKFIKNTIIGTVGATLLGGIYSWQIEPFWLEFVKKKMPIKNLPDHLIGKTLMQISDMHVGNRFDYQYIIDSFQKAQKLNPDFVVYTGDYVSYENKEQFTQLKKVLNHVVKGKLGTVGILGNHDYGKNWSEQEVANEITSLLEKDGVSILNNEQKNINGLNIIGLDDYWGLNFNPQKIMNQIDHKNANLVLCHNPDVCDLDAWNNYKGWILSGHTHGGQVKPPFLDPLILPVKNKKYAAGQIDLDDGRTLYINRALGCLWQVRFNVRPEITIFELEKQV
- a CDS encoding sensor histidine kinase: MKFKKMFFLFFVGCGSLFLQAQQNQLQHFTVANGLPQSDVVDAVQDNIGYIWFATQGGGIARFDGSDFAVFSQKNGLLSNFVNSFFIQKDSLFIGTNNGLSIKIKNQFINYKTPKINKLIWLDKKLYLATNQGIYQFKKEYVTPIKINLKIDLSDVLDIQYKNSFYWVKTSNKTWKLTTLNSKAIIQKSSLTASEVVFGSQKSIIKNLKIEVAIKSITNKIFIDRQQNTWLLTNGNGVYKSVSSNFKHFNFIENHAIKEITAIHQKNKNIWFTDTNRNLFAIDSLGIRFVRKNNFKTTSITTDINNNLWFGSQNKGMYIFRKSNDSLSASHFDIEKLYSENGLPTNNIQNIIIQNNTVWLVTEKSGILKLAYNFQQNFVEKITAFNQNNGLKDQLITASLLHKNQIWYGTLHGDLGFIDNNKITHYSNFLNLDTTISSLVGSSADDLYIGTLGNGIWKISISKLNSPKPVNEEFLSSKNSYQLLFDAKNQLWNGSEKGVDKIEFQNDAISKSTLYNANDGFIGIETTKNTSLEDTFGNLWFGTKNGITKYTPNENKKTLLKPTISFENIEVSNQSIDSIQNQFKNAVLQLSPAQNNISFSFKTVDINQPKRIEYQYTLNETQSTWSSNTTVNFANLTAGNYTFSVTSISASKIESEPVIFTFFIDKQLYQKTWFIVSVIGFLAIVFFLMIYFYFKRKQTENQQKIEKLTLENHLITLEQKALQLQMNPHFIFNVLNGIKAFGNNGNTTELNSTISQFASLLRSLLYNSRKEEINLLEEIEMLKNYLNLEQKMNKNFEYTITTEVGNIATEEILIPPMLVQPFVENSIKHGFKNTNGKLSILFEIKRNHLMCTIIDNGIGIDQSKKAKTGSAHTSLALKVTKERIENLSKNSTLGIKELSENGHIIGTKVEFKIPLKTDY